GGGAGCACGGTTAACATGAAGCTCGGAGGgtatttttgctgttgttgagttgatttggtttgtttttttttgttttttttttctttctgctagaGGTGGAGGAAAAGCATCAGCAAACAAATAGGCACAGAAATAACATCTGCCGAAGGCATCACCCGGATCTGTGAGAtcagctgaagagcagcagtggAGCCTTCACCTCCTGGCACACATAAGGACCAGGAGGTGCTGCTCCGgggggctcagggctgggagggctccCATTGCGGAGCAGCGGCAGCCCCAAGGGAAGGAGGTCAGGTGTTGCAACACAGCCATGCCTCCAACTGCTCGAAACAAACACATTCAGCTCGGAATCAAAGGCTCAGGAGAGCAGCTCCTCTTTGCTGAGCGCCaactcagagctctgcaggaaggGTCCAGAACTCCAAGGTCTCAGCATTCACAAAGTCACAAAGCAAAGATAGCGCCCTTCAGAGGCTGCCGACCCACTCCGGTGGCCTTTGAAATAATAAACTCATTTATTAAGATTCCGGCAGATAGTGGACGACATCTGAAGCCACTCCCAGAAGCAGAGAGCTCGCAGCTTTGGCCAACTCCTGCTGCAACGGTCAGAGCTCAGCGCGGGGTGCCTACAACGCCCAGCCGTGCTCGTGCACCTACCCTGTGGCAAGCAAAGCCCATTTGTACGAGAAAAGCTCTTTGCATCAATCTTGGCTCATCCAGCTTTACTGTGATCACAGACTTCCCACCCAGCCGCGTTTTAAGCTGTTTGAGACATTGATTTTTCccagggcagggaaggagcGACGCAGAGATAGCCACGTTTGGAGAAGCTGACTGATGGGATTCATCACCTCCATCAGCTCCTCGGAAGCACAAACCTCAACCAGCCCTCCTTGCAAGGCACAGACAAACCCTCCGGGCTTCCCCCATGGTGTAAAACAGACACAGAGTCACCACTGAGCACACTCCCCATGAACGTgaccctgcagcaggcagggagggcCGCCACAAGTCTTACTGCTGCAGGAAAGTTCCAGCTCCCCAAATAATGAGTAACAGAAGCAAAATCCTCACTGGTCACAGCAGCCGTAGGGTAAGACGGGACGTGGAGTCAGGGCAGGCCTGGGCTGAAGATGCACAGCTGGTGCATCTCAGTGGGATGTTTCTGTTTAGGAGAGCAGAGGACTGACCCACGTCGCCCCCGAGGCCATCCCGCAGTCAGTGCTATTTGCATGGGTAGGACAGACTGCAAATCATCTCCAGGGCAAAActctccagccctccccagtcCTTCAGGACCGATCTCTGCCCTGCACAGACTCCAAGCACCACAGAACCatccaggctggaaaagaccactgagatcacccacccaccatcaacccatcaccgGGGGCTCAGCCCGTTGGAGCACCTCATCCACTTCGTACTCATGGGCTGACCTGAGGGCAACTGTAAGCCACCCAAGCTGGATCCCAGCCTGCACACCCCTCCTTCTCTCTATCCAGCCCAACAAACCCCACGCACAGAGCGGCGTTTTCTCAGCAGATCTCTATCAGCCACACTGAGGACAATCAGAAACCCAACAGCCACAGCTTCAAgccagaaggaaacaaaaaaaaatcagagcaagCAGCAAAACCGGcagacaaaagaaagagcaCTTCTCACCAAAGAGAGAAGACAACGCAAAGTGACCGCTGAACATCAGCACGGGCTGCTATTCCTCCCAATAGCACTCGCCCAAATTgcaacctgctgctgcagacccCCCCAAGGGAGGAAGcagacccccccagccccaaggGAGGGagcagacccccccccccagccccaaggGAGGGAgcagaccccccccccagccccaaggGAGGGAGCAGACCCCCATGCAcggagctcctgcagctccctgtgctgggTGGCCCCATACCTGCAGTGTGGCTGCGAGGTGCTGCTCGTGGGGCTCTGCCTCTCCTGCCTGTCCGGGCGAACGCGGCGCTGGGCGCAGCACGTGACAGCCGTGCCCTGCCCTCCACTGCCAgttccttctccagcagctcgACTGCTGCTCAAGGAAGTGAGTGGGTGAGCGGGGTGAAAATTGTTCCCCTCTACGCAGAACAGCAGAATTACCCGCAgatttctccttcccagagaTGAGCTGCAATGATCCCATTACCCCCACGTCGGCCAATTTCAGTTCGCCTTGCCCTCAAACAGAGCGCTCCGAGCAGGTACGTGGGTTATTAGAGCTGGTAAACTGCATGAGAGCAGAGAGTCCACCAGACATCATCCCCACACTGCCAGGTATGGGCAGGTTCACATCACCCACGGGCACAGGCACTGCCTCAGCCCATCGTCCCTGCAGGGGCTCTGCGTGCAGATGGCACAGCAGTGATTGCAGTCAGGTTTTGCCACAATGTGCTCCACTGGTTTGAAATCCACACGAAGCAAAACGAAACGGGATAAGGGGTCTCCTGCAGCAGTTCTGGTGCAGACAGAGGGTTCCCTGCCTGTAGATATAGTTGCTATTTGAAGAGCAGGCAGCCCCACCACCCCATTTTCCCATCCTCCCCCCAGCAGAGCGCCGTCAGGACAGCGTGGGGAGGCAGCAGAAGGCTGAAGCCACCCAACGGGAGCACAGAAACCGCTTCCTCCCTCTGTCCAGCACTGAGCAGACCACAGCAGTACCCAAACATCGGAGCGATGCGGAGATGCTCAGAAAGCCACTGCCCCCCCTCCGAGCACACCAGGGCACAACTGGAGACCCTTACAGACAGGGGAATGCTCTGCACTCAGATCCCAGGGTTGAGGGCAGCCgtgtgccacagctgctgctctacTCCAGATGGAAACAGCTCCATGGGGACTGAAGCTCAGCATCCAGAACTATTTAACACCGCCTTCCCATAAGGCATAACCCAGAGCTATCAAATCATAGGACCGTGcgatggttgggttggaagggtcctcaaagATCCCGGAGCCACGGAACAGCGGGGGGTGAGCGCTGCACAGCGCCCAGCATTCTGCCCACCCTCACTCCCAAAGGTGAACCAACACACGCAGCCCCAACCAAGGACACAGCAACGTGTTCTGCAAAACTAAGCAAGTCTAAATATAGATCCTGCTTGTATCTTATCTGCGTTCTGTTAAACGGGCGTATTCATGAGGCTGTGCGTGTTTATCCATAAGAAACCTTCCAAGTCAGCACTATCCATGTCCCCACCgcaggggaaggcagaggagccTTCGCCAGCCTCGATGCGATGCCCCCAATGCCCCATCCACGGTGCATCCCTGCACCATAGGGCGCAGCCACAGCTCCACACCCATCACCCATCTCTTCCTGCCCAGGCGGGAGGCGGTGCAGTGGGAACACTGATCAggcaggaggtggtggtgtgCCGTTGTGTTGGTGTGCCGCTGTGTTGGTGTGCCGCTGTGTTGGTGTGCCGCTGTGTTGGTGTGCCGCTGTGTTGGTGTGCCGTGGCCATGGGCTGAGAAAGCAAAAGGCACCGAGCAGGACGGGgcgcagcacagcaccaggaaAACGCACGCACTTCTCAGGAATAAGGAATAGGAGCATCCAGAACAGCTCTTTCAACCACATCTCACTCAACCAGAAGTCCCCCGTGAACGGAACCCACCAGACTGGAGGCACTCCCTGCGTCCGACTGTTGGAGGACCGCAGACAGGTCGGGTCGGCAGAGCTCCCAGCGGGCGTTCCTGGCAACGAAGGAACCGCTTTGAGATGCGCAGATAGAAGTTCTGGGTATTGCTTTTGTAATCACTCCTACACCCCATTTCCAATTATCAGCAGACAAAAGTCGCTTCCATGCGCGAGAGGGTTTAACCACAGGTAAGGAAGCCGTGTTTTACAGACTGATTCAGCTCACAGGGAGGGCAGACGCACACCGGAGCTGCGCTGGTGCTCACCCCACTGCCTCAATCCTTCGGGTGAGGCCATGCTGAGCATTCCCGGCCATACAGAACCCACTCTTTGGCCACAGCATCTTTCTCCTTCAGGTCACTGAAGCCCTACATTAAAGCCTGTGGAGTCACTGCCTTCCCTTATCTCGCAGACCTTTGCTCCCCTTGTCATTTACACCCCTCATGCCCTGCTCCAACActcctttcccctcccagccccacagccctcagcacagcaaGGGCTGAGCAGGAGGGGAAGCACTGCTGGCAGGCAGGGCCTGCCCTGGGCTCTCACACCTGCATCACACAGCCCACGATGCCCACACCCATTAACCCCCTTCAACCATCACCCAGCGTTGGGGTGCTCTATTTGGCCAGTGTCCCTATAAACAAGACCTATGgcttctttaaaacaaaaaataatactaCTTTTCCTTTCTATGTGGTGCTTTGGTGCCCCCCCTGCAGTGGGGCACACAACTTCATACAGAGCCCCAATTAAAGGgacactgcacagctgcagcctaacacagctgagctgcagctctccctctAATGGCTCGGGGTCTATTTGCAGAAGTTCTTCTTGCCTTTCTCTCGCTGGGGTGTTATATTTTAACCTTGCAAATCTGCTCTAAATTCGTGTTACCACCTCCCCTCTAACCACGGggcactgcacaacagcagcaggagagcacatTTCGCTGCCACatcacagcagccacagagctgtggggatgctCACAGAGGAGCTGCCACACGAGACCACTCCGGTCCCCCAAAGCATTCTTTCGGGTCAGAAAGGAGCAATGGTTTGCAACGACTTCCACCTGCTGCCCAAAGAGGCAGCtttgcttccagcagcacagtgctgttacACCGAGATGCTGCTTTCCCTTATCCCTGCATCCTCCTCCCGTAGGGAAAGGCAGCATACAGACCCACATAGAAACTGAGATTCACCCCTCCAATGCAAAGCCCTTCAGGAGAGCCCCTCTGGCAGTGCCCACCCAACCCAGGGAGGGGCAGCACTCAgtgacagcccccagccctcctctccccccccccgacggtgcaggcagagctgtttACCACCACCTCTATGTCTCTCCCAGTGACATCTCAGCGTTTCCCCCTTTGAAAGCCACAGGAAGTCTGGGCCGGATGGGTTCCCTTCAGCTCCGTGGGTTAAACATTATTCTCTGGGGTTGGAGGTGTGCTCAGGGAGGGGGCACTTCCCAGAGTTACACATTAAGAGGTCGGATCATCCACTTGTTTTGCCTTCAGGATAGCAGGATTCGGGAGGAGAACACCAGGGGGAAGCTAACGAGTTCTTGACTAATGATAAAcccatttctgtgctttgtgccTTTGATGCTGGGTGGGATCTTACACCCAATTTGCTGCACATCAGACAGACACCTGCACCTGATAAGCAGCAGAACCCCGACGGGACCCACCGAACCACATGTGGTTCTCACCCTACGCCGGGCACCTTCACAGAACCCATCCACAAGCAGCTACAAACCCAATGATCCAAGTGCAAGGAGAGGTTTGAGGAGCAGCGACAGCCtcagcgccccccccccccccagcacagcagatggGTTAAACGCAGAGGAGGCAGCGGTGGGCTCCGGCCCCGACCACACAGCCGCCCCATCCCGGCATCGCTGAGCTCTGGGAGGAAGATGAGTCAGTGCCCGGCGTGGGAGGCAGCGCACCGCGGGGTGGCTGCTGGCAGAGAGCGGCTTCTGGGGAAATTCTGCTGAGTGCCCCAAGCAGCTCCGGGCTCAAAGAGgggtggagaagaggaaggagaagctcAGCTTCTCTgtagcccccccccccctccccccacccaggTCCCTTTGGGTGCCCTACAGGGACCACCCCTCCCTCTAGGTCCCTTCAGACGCCCTacagcagcccccaccccctGCCCCTCTTCCAGGTGCCctacagcagctgctccttcccacccccccccccagctcttTCAGGTGCCCTGGCCCTACTCGTTGTAGGgaaaatcccccccccccttcctcacGTAAATCCCcagtgctttccttttccttgcgCTGGGATCTTGAAGCGTCACAGCTGTCACATCCGACGTGGACATGGGCAGCCAAAAAGTCACTGGGGAACTACAGCCCAGTGCTTACTGTGCTTAGGATCCCACCTGGCAGAGGTGGTCTCCCCCTATCCCTCCAAAAAATAACCCAAGACAGCAAAAAACACCCAATTAGGCAATTAAATTGAAGGTGCTCTTTAAGGCTGATCATTAATCAGGCTCTGAGCTGAGTCAGAGAGCAGCATGCTGATGTGAAAAGAGGCTGAAAGCTCTAAAACACCAAACAGGCACCCAGAGGGAAGGGGACATGAGGACAGGACATAGGGAGTGGAgtgacagcacacagcagggacaCTCAGAGCAGAGAGATGTGAAGCTGGGGAAGGTGCATTATGCTGGCATGGAATATTCCCACTGGGAAAGAGGGGAATCCTCAGCACCCCCTTGGAAGAAAGTGGGGTAGGGCTCACAGTGAGGAGGTAAAGGGGGCCCATAGGGGACCCAAAACTGGGCAGGGGGGCACAGTGTTTCAGGGGGACAGATCACCCCCAAAGCAAGAGCAGGGAGACAGCGAGGCAACACACAGCCAGTGCAGAACCCCCAGGCTGTAAGAGTGCCATGGGGTGAACTCCATACCTCCGTGACCACGTGGAACGGTAGGGGATCCCCCTCTACACCGAAGAGTCCCCATAGAAGCCCCCCGGCAACCACCAGAACTGCGACCTCCTCCCCCACAATCTGACACTGATACGAGGCTGTCTCCCACCACACACTGAGCCCAGagcccccctccccagcccccacAGCCCGTTACCTGCACTCCCAGCGCCgccacccctccctccccctccgcCCCGGAGCCGCCTTTTGACGGGAACCGCCGGCTCCGCGTCCCGCCCCCTCCCTCGGCCACGCCCCCTCTCCGGTCACGCCCCCTCCCCGGCCCACCAATGACAACGCGGCACCTCCTCGGCCACGCCCCCGAAGGGGTGAACCCGCCCGGACACCGCCTACCGTTACCATATAAGGTGAGAATTGTAGTAAGCCCCGCCCACTATGGGCGTGGTGTGGGCTGGCGGGAGATTGCACGTGGCTGCCCGGCCCGGGGACCCCAGAAGGCGGCAGCGCGGCACCCCCCCGCTTTCGACCCAgcttctgcctgtgctgctccccGCCTGAGCCTTGTGGGGTGCCCTATGCTCTGCCAGGGGCttctgggcagctgctgctgcttctgctttgagCTTTTggggtgctgctgcctggcattTTGGGGACACAGACACTCTAGGAAGTGCAGTGGGGCATGCAGTTTTGCTTCCTCCTGGCCTTCCCTCCTAGCTGCTTACCGGACTGAGCAAACTCCACCAGTACAACAGTGCCCTCCCAGAAGTCCTGGGCAAACCATCTCGCTGTTATAAGAGCTCTTGAGGACATCCAGGTGTCCCCGCAGTGTTTCACCTTTGCTCTGGTGGCTTCTGGAAGCTCAGGTGTCACATGGCCCTGTCTACAGAGCTGGCAGTGGCTCAGAGGCTGCTTCCCTTCTGGAGTTCTAAGTAACAATCCGCTGTGTACTGGGAGCAAGAGCTGCATTCATCACCTGGcaaatgaaattcatttcatttatacGCCTGCAGCATCTGCAGAGCTGGTCTCCATCCTCTCCCATTTTTGGGACTACACCCAGAAGAGCTGCCGCTGCAGACTGCAGTTCCTCTCCCTGATTGCATCTCTTGGAGTGTTCATGGATTTTTCTGATGCCTAGATCAGATTAAGGGCAGAAGGAGAGCTGATTCATCCCCTTCCTCCAGACCAGAGACAGAAACATCTGCAAGTGCCCAAGCACAACTCCATGCACAAGGATCAGTGTGGGCTCCCAGCAGTTGGGGCTGTTTGCAGCCTCCAGTCTGCTTGGACTCTTCGCTCACCCCCATCATGGCTGGGGCTCCAGATCCTGCACGTGAGCTGAGCCCGTGCAATGCCCTCACATGTTTGGGGGTCAGGGACCTGCAGGTGGGGTGTGGCTGCCCTGCAGGTCCTGGAGGTATCTGGGACAGTGCAAGCAGTCAGGTCATCATAAGTACTGATCTCagccaccccaaatcccctttttATTGATGCAAGTCAAACCCGGAGCACAGGGATTTGAGCTGAGCCATTTCAGCTCACACTGCAACCCCAACCCAAACCTCTCAGTGTTCTGGGCACCTTACAGCCCTGCTCTGAAAACCTCCGGGTATTTGTCAGCTTCTCCCTTTCCATCCTCCAAAACCCGTCCAGCAACATTTTATAAAGCAACGAGAAAGGCTTCGAGAAAGTCACTTCATGATGTCCCAGGGTTTATCAAATGTCCCCTAAACCCAAAATCCCCAGAGAAAATGAACCCAAGCGCGGGCGTCACAGCAGACAGCAATCACCGCCCTGCAGCCGCGCTCACCGAGTTCAGCAGCTTTAATTTGTGCGGGGAAAGtgttttgctgaatgttttcaaATTGATTTAATGAGACcaatcagtgggaaaaaaaaattctgggaAGAAATGAGTGTTCATTAGAGACAATTGGGTCATATAGAAGTTTTTCGGGGAATGAGGAGAGTGCTGCGGCAAAGGAGACAGAGGGGGATGGTgatagggatggggaaaggGAAATGGATAGGGATGTAGATAGGGATAGAGATAAGGATAgagatggggtggggatggggatagggatggggatgggttaGGGATGGTGATGTGGATGGGGACTGAGATAGAGGTAGAGACAAGGATGGGGATGGCTCTCATGCTATTGGGATAGACTTGTCCCCTACACCCAGACTGGCTTTGAATGGAAAATACCTTTAAAACTGGAACAAAAGGGATTAAACCAGGACACCTGCCCCCTAAAATGGCTTCACAGAGTGTGGCACCCCCTGTATAGGACCTCACATTGGGGTTTCTCACCCGTAGCTTTGGGTGCAGCTACTTTCCGCCCGTGTGGATTCTCTGTTGTCTGCTACAGGGCTGAGCTCACCCTTCAGCCCACCCTTAGCGGCTCAGTGAAGGtttccctctccccatcccctccccagaATGCCCCGTGCAGAGCCCACCCATCCTCTATTCACTTGAGGGTGATGGGAGATGAGCAACGCATCCAATTAGGGGAGCAATTAGTGCAGACCGCAGGCAGGGAGCCTCCCTCGTGCCGACGTTTTGCTCTcaggaggaagagaacaaaTAACCCATTAAGCTCCCACAGGCAACGCAGCGTCGTTGCAAACATTTTCTTGTCATACATTTGATTTTTTATGGTTTGAGTGATAATGAAGGGAAGGAATTTGGTTTTCCATTGAGCCCTCACGTTTGTTGGGGCAGCAAAAAACACGGGAGGTCACACGGGAGGCTCTGCGGGGTTATGTGAGCATCGGCTGACCCCACAcgtccatttctttttctgcttctgtctcaGAGATgcgggggttggggggagggggaccaAATGCTCCTCTGCACCCATTTGTAATTGGGGAaggggggctggggggaaggttggatttttccccttttatctGTGCATCCAGAGTGCAGAGCCCCTGAAATCCCAATAAATGGATGCAGACGGATCAGCACCCCCCATCAGTGTGGAAATAAACCCTAAGGGACActgcaggagaaggaagggacagTTGGGAAGTGTGAATTTCTGCAGTACCATGAGAAACCCTACGAAGCCAACAATTCAATCAGCGAGAGGCGATCTCCCCCTTACATGAAGCGTTTGGGGGTAATTTGCCTGCAGCGGCGCTTTTCCCCTCCAAACCCTCCGCAGTAAATCCCCGCGGTGGGAGCGTCAGCTCTGAGCTCCGGGCAGGGAAGCCTGGATTGAGGGGATAGCAGAGGGCGCACATCTGTGCATGCAGCGCTGTaggggctgctctgagctgggtgAGGCGACACCTAGCGAGCCTGCAGCGCAGGACAGAGCGTGCAGGGCTTGCACGGCCCTGCAGCACTCCCAGAGCATCGCACGAGCACGCACAGTCCAGCACAAGCATATGCACGACCTTGCACGAGGACGCACGGCCTTGCATGAGCACGCACAGCCTCGCACGACTGCGCACAGCATTGAGTGTTTTGCACAAGCGCTCGTGCTTTTGCATTGCCTCACAGTGGGACCGGCGATCCCACAGCAGTGTGGGGGCTCACACTGAGATGGGCGCCCCCATACTGGTGCACGAAGGGTCCATACTGGGATGGGCGCCCCCATACTGGTGCACGAAGGGTCCATACTGGGATGGGCGCCCCCttactgcagcacagaggctcCATACTGAGATGAAGCTCCCATACTGGTGATGGTTCCGTACTGGGATGCGGTCCTACGTACTGGTTGGGAGCATCCATCCCGACGGCACCCATATATCAGCGCCCCCCAAGCCCGTTCTCCCCCGCGCATGCGTACTCCGCCCCAGCGCTCTGCGCACCGCGTACGTATGCGCGAGGAGAGCCGCGTCTGCTGCGCAATGCGCATGCGCACATGGACGCCCGTCCTCAGGACAcgccccgccccctcccgcgTGCGGGACCCCCCGCGTGGCtgcggcgcatgcgcagtgcggGACACACCCTCAGCCCCACCCAAAAGGCGGGGCCGTGCGCACCGCCCTAACTCTGTGCGGCGCATGCGCGCTGAGGGAGCGGCGCACCCGGGCGGGGCGCTGCGTTTCGTCGCAGTGGGGGCGGTGCCCTCCTCAGGCCCCGCCCACTGTCCAGTGGGTGGGGCGGTGACGCAGTGCCCGCTCCCTACGCGCATTGGGCGGAGCGTCAgcgagggggcggggcctgaTGACTCCGCCTCTTCCTCCCGTTCTGCGCCGGAAGTGGAGGGGCGGGGCGAGAGTGAGGCTCCGCCTACCGCCGCCCCGCGTCGTCGTCATAGCGACGGCGGCTGCGCGGCCCTCAGGCGATTCGGCTGCAGTGGGTGCGGGGGGTCGCactgggctgggaggggggggggggacggtGGGGATCGCAGTCCTGAGGGGTCTTTGGGTGGGGTTCTTTGGGCTCATTTGAGGGGAGCAGCGCTTTTCGTGGGTGTTTGTGAAGGGGGTTTGTCTTTGAGGGGGCTGTCCGTGGGTGGGCCTTTGTGGGTGGGCTTTGggtttgggtgggttttttcttctttttttggggggggggggcatttaGGGACGTTTGGCTCCTCAGGAAACGGTGGGGGGCGGGGAGTGTCTCTGTGGGGTTTCTGAGGGTGTCTGAGGTCCTCACTGTAGGGCTGTCTCTGTTtgggggggctctgtggggctgttcCTGGGTGGGGCATTCCCCTGGCAGTGTGCTGGGGGGGGCGCCTGTGGTGGGGGATGGGCGACTGAGGGTGGGTGGTTTTCAGATAGGAGAGGGCTgagaaggtgggggggggggggggggggggggctgcgtgTGAAGGGTCTGTAATGGCTTATGGGAGGGGGACTGTCCGGGGGGTTATTCCCCTCCTGCCTGTGGTTTGAGGTGGGGTTTCTCTGCCACCAGACACACTGAATGGCCGatgtctctgctgctgtctgtgcagctcTTCCTCCACAGCTGCAATGGGCTCTGCGCTTTCCCTCTCAGCTAACAGCGCTGCctccaggaggaggaggaaggctgagGATGCTGCTGATGGTGATGATGATTTACTCGACAGCCGAGACCGCAATGAGGACATTGCCAAATTTCCATACGTTGAATTCACGGGTCAGGACAGCATCACCTGCCCCACTTGCCAAGGCACTGGCTGCATTCCCACGGGTGAGTGCTCCTTTTGTCCTTAGCACAAAAAGTGCGATGCTGCAACGTTCCTTACTGACTTAAAAGGTTTGGCGATTGTGTGGAGTTGGTCACCGtgttccttctgctttccagaaCAGGTAAATGAGTTGGTGGCTTTGATACCCTACAGCGACCAAAGGCTCCGTCCACAGAGAACGTGAGTGCATAACAGGAGCATAATTAAACCTCTGCAAAGAGCAGACAGTGCTCTTCTGTCACTGCCACAGCTCAGAGCCTTATGCAGTCTGCGGCCTTTCCTTCATCTCATGCCTTGTTTTCACTGAAGTGTGCCAACAAATACAACTTAAACTTTcactttaaatatttcctgttaAGTCCCACCGTAGGGGCGAACGTGGAAACAGTCATCCCACTCGCACGCTTTGTTCTCGTGCTCTTTACGGAAGCTTTGAGAAAGAAACTGCGTTCCCAACAGCACCATCCCTAGATTCTGAGAATGCTTTGGGGGAAAGAAGGATTGTTTGGTTACTCATTACCAAAAAGTGAACTGTGTAAAGGGTGGCTGTTTTGAGCAATTTCTGATATGAAAAATGTTAGAGCAGCACTTCTGTGTCCCTTTCAGGGAAGAGCAAATAGGCTTGGTTTTGCTGACGAGTTTGGGTTTCGGACACAAGATGTCTTGCAGTTGCAGATGCTGTGTTAGGGCAAAGGCTGTGACCCATTTCCTGCCTCTTCCAGGAAGCTGTATGTCCTCCTGTcggtgctgctctgccttctgaTCTCAGGGctggtggttttcttcctctttccacaCTCTGTCCTGGTGGATGATGGTGGCATTAAGGTGGTTCAAGTCTGGTTCGACAGGAAGAACTCCGTTGTCCTTCTTGCCATCACGGTAAAGTTTTTGTGCATCCCTGTTCTTGAGGGGATAAATCCCATGCTGAGCTGCCAGGAATGTCATTGCTACCTGTGTCACCCTGCTGTCCTTCCAGGCCACTTTACGGATCAGGAACTCCAACTTCTACTCAGTGACAGTGGACAGTCTGACCAGTCAGGTGCAGTACATGAACACTGTGGTGGGCAGCCAGCAGATCACCAACATCTCCAGCATCCAGCCACTAAGTGACAAGCTGGTATTTGTCTTTAATTGTCCTTGCAATGTGTGTTGTAAGCATCACTAAATCAAGTGTGGAACTGGTGTGGTATCTCAAGCTAACTTGAGGGCACTGTATCCGTGCCTTGAAGCTTTGCTTAGCAAATAGTCTCCTGGTTATGCTCTTTccacagcagctgaaatgcagtgTAATGCAGGAAATAGTCTGACAGGGGTGTTTTGAAGTGAATAATCAAACTGCAAGTGAATGTATTTTTGTCTTATAGGTGAATTTCACAGTGAAGGCAGAGATGGGAGGACCTTTCTCCTATGTCTAGTAAGGATTTACTGTTCTTTGTGTATAGTAGCTTTGAGCTGATTTAGTTATTGCTTGCTCTGGAAATGACTTGCTTTCTGCTAACTTTCTGGAAAACAACCATTTGCTAGAAATGACTTGAAAGGCCACTTTGTCAGGATGTTGTGATGGGGTTTTGGACGTTGAGTTAGCACCAGAGGTAGAACAACATCAGAAGATTCCAAGAAATGCAGTCATTTCTGCTAGGCTGCTTAGCCTGTGCTGAccactttctctcttt
Above is a window of Gallus gallus isolate bGalGal1 chromosome 34, bGalGal1.mat.broiler.GRCg7b, whole genome shotgun sequence DNA encoding:
- the TMEM106C gene encoding transmembrane protein 106C isoform X2, producing MTPPLPPVLRRKWRGGARVRLRLPPPRVVVIATAAARPSGDSAAVANSAASRRRRKAEDAADGDDDLLDSRDRNEDIAKFPYVEFTGQDSITCPTCQGTGCIPTEQVNELVALIPYSDQRLRPQRTKLYVLLSVLLCLLISGLVVFFLFPHSVLVDDGGIKVVQVWFDRKNSVVLLAITATLRIRNSNFYSVTVDSLTSQVQYMNTVVGSQQITNISSIQPLSDKLVNFTVKAEMGGPFSYVYFFCTFPKVKVHNIVIFMRTSVKLSYIGRRTQSSVETYHYIDCSTNSTADPPPLPAPSTHGVALSKP
- the TMEM106C gene encoding transmembrane protein 106C isoform X1; translation: MGSALSLSANSAASRRRRKAEDAADGDDDLLDSRDRNEDIAKFPYVEFTGQDSITCPTCQGTGCIPTEQVNELVALIPYSDQRLRPQRTKLYVLLSVLLCLLISGLVVFFLFPHSVLVDDGGIKVVQVWFDRKNSVVLLAITATLRIRNSNFYSVTVDSLTSQVQYMNTVVGSQQITNISSIQPLSDKLVNFTVKAEMGGPFSYVYFFCTFPKVKVHNIVIFMRTSVKLSYIGRRTQSSVETYHYIDCSTNSTADPPPLPAPSTHGVALSKP